The genomic DNA CTTGTATAAAGTTGTTGTTGCTTGTAAAAAATCGAAATAAATGCAACTATTAACCATGAATAAATGAAAGTATGAATATGAACTAAATGaacaaaaaatcctaaaataGTAACCTAGTAAATCCAGGTCCAGATCTATGAATAAAGATCAACTCTATTATCTGTCAACTGatgaaatgtcaaagtcaaatgtcAGCTGTCATAATTTGCGATCTTTTACGATTTTTACTTCGTAAATTCACTTCAAATCAAACTCGAGTCGAGgtgaatttattgaaatagaaTAATGTCAAGCGACGAAATCCCTAAAGATACAAATACTTATAGAGGATTTATTAAAGCCCTTTATAATACAATCGATGGACCCGTAACTTATTTCCGAGGTAAAAATCTATCAAGTTTACAGCATTGATTGTTATGTAAGTGCGAtgcaaataatgttgttattCTTCAGAGAAGGTTGTCGAGCCTAACCAGAAGAAATATCCATGGTACCACCAGAAGTTCCGTCGTGTGCCAACCATCGACCAATGCTACGATGGTGATGTCGTCTGCGATTTTGAGGCCAACGCACAGTTCAAACGTGATAGGTTAGCCAAATATTATACTCTTGCTAACTATGTGATAATAACATACCGCTTGTTGAACACTATTTGAAAACAATCTTATCATTTCTTGTTCTTAGATAGTTTCTATATTTTCAgaaatatctgacaaaaatactgtttatcTCCCTAGTATCATGtagtcataataataacaataattgggTCAtttttaacctcttgtctgtcgatATATGAAACACAATATAAAACTGTGTCTTGATATCATACATAGATCTGCATGCCGTCATACCACACACTgagttttaatatattcaattctgtatacataattataatatcacttaaattacatttaatggAATCCCACCACAACAAGCATCATAGCTTGAAACCTCAAAAAGCCTTCAATCTCATGCAATAGAATATATAACAGTATAAAaccatttctatttttttacagGGCTGTTGATTCTGAGATCCTAGGCATTCTTCGTCAGCGGTATGAAGACTGCATGGTCTATGAAAGGCCCGACCATGCTAAAGCTTGCAAACCTCTGTGGGACAAGTACAAGGAATCAGAAGAGGCCTGGTTTATCAAATGtaagatgtttgtttttttttgtggatatattacagaaaaatggggtgaatagatatgtatcacctgatagtaagcaatcaccaccgcccatggacacatgaaGCATCAGAGGTGTTTCAAGTGTATTggtggccttttgggggttaggttaagttaatttaaaagtttttggggaatcggggattgggatgattgggaagggggtaattgggcctccggtaacctcatttatacaatgaaacataacgcaagcattgttttacgttggttttctgtgaggctgtggtatcattCCAGTCGAGCCCATTCGTtttgaagcatggctctctcacacataAATCTATTCACctcattcctgtatctattcaccctgttttaTGGTTTGTTCTACGATAAGTCCAATAAGAAAGTTATAAGTATCTCATTAACTCGGTTAGTTCttctttttacaaaattgtttacCTGCACATTGTTATATCTTGAAAGTTATTGGCTTAACATTATTTAATCcatgaattattatttgtagaaaGTAGTTATATCTAGTTCTCTGTTGATGTTCACAGAAGAACAAGATCACAAGATCACTCACAGGCTTACATGAAAAGCACCAGAACAATGAAAATTctgattttgtatttaataaatacaccaaatgtttaaattactctgcctaccccttcggggata from Spodoptera frugiperda isolate SF20-4 chromosome 26, AGI-APGP_CSIRO_Sfru_2.0, whole genome shotgun sequence includes the following:
- the LOC118263952 gene encoding NADH dehydrogenase [ubiquinone] 1 beta subcomplex subunit 10, translated to MSSDEIPKDTNTYRGFIKALYNTIDGPVTYFREKVVEPNQKKYPWYHQKFRRVPTIDQCYDGDVVCDFEANAQFKRDRAVDSEILGILRQRYEDCMVYERPDHAKACKPLWDKYKESEEAWFIKYGDLGAYGDARKAYMKQKHRMVWEKRHGRLSNLTG